One part of the Pseudoliparis swirei isolate HS2019 ecotype Mariana Trench chromosome 6, NWPU_hadal_v1, whole genome shotgun sequence genome encodes these proteins:
- the klhdc4 gene encoding kelch domain-containing protein 4 isoform X1 codes for MGKKKEKKVKGAEKTAAKMEKKVSKRSKREEEDLEVMIAEFQNLDAKKTQVVETTCPPPSARLSASLSTHPEKDELILFGGEFFNGKKTFLYNDLFFYNVKKNSWMKSDIPNPPPPRCSHQAVVVPQGGGQLWVFGGEFASPNGEQFYHYKDLWVLHLATHTWEIIKAPGGPSGRSGHRMVLSKKQLLVFGGFHESTRDFIYYNDVYSFSLETFSWSRLAPSGSAPLPRSACQMTSTADGMGVVIYGGYSKVRVKKDVEKGTMHTDMFLLKREGKDGQEKWSWSRLSPSGNKPTPRSGFSGAVGPGGRAVLFGGVCDEEEEETLEGDFYNDFYLYDTGKNRWFPGLLRGNKSEKKKRRRGKKAAADGEGAEKKGEDEEGAPQGPTEVIREIVTEDGTVMTIKEVIPGAQEEEEEEEEEEEEDDASAPLVEPCARSSAMATVRHGKLFLYGGMFEVGDRQFTLNDFYSLDLNKMDQWEVLVEMDPKTQEWLDESESEDDEEEEEEEEEAKGAEGEKEEEESEEEDEEEDQEHPAVQEGDLLSDYQTRTEQYWIGLARANMGADAKDKKVAKVALAMAKVFFEDQ; via the exons ATGggcaagaagaaggagaagaaggtgaaGGGGGCGGAGAAGACAGCTGCCAAAATGGAGAAGAAAGTGTCAAAGAGGTCCAAACGAGAGGAG gaGGATTTGGAAGTTATGATTGCTGAGTTTCAGAATCTGGATGCAAAGAAGACCCAAGTCGTGGAGACGACGTGTCCTCCTCCATCGGCGAG ATTGAGTGCGTCCCTCTCCACCCATCCCGAGAAAGATGAACTCATCCTGTTTGGAGGAGAATTCTTCAATGGAAAGAAG ACGTTCCTGTACAACGATCTGTTCTTCTACAACGTCAAGAAGAACAGCTGGATGAAATCGGACATCCCCAACCCTCCTCCGCCACGCTGCTCCCACCAG GCTGTGGTAGTCCCCCAGGGTGGGGGTCAGCTGTGGGTGTTTGGGGGAGAGTTTGCCTCTCCAAACGGGGAGCAGTTCTACCACTACAAGGACCTCTGGGTGCTGCACCTGGCCACGCACACATGGGAGATCATCAA ggcGCCTGGCGGTCCGTCGGGTCGCAGCGGCCACCGCATGGTCCTCAGCAAGAAACAGCTGCTGGTGTTTGGAGGTTTCCACGAGAGCACCAG GGATTTTATCTACTACAATGACGTCTACTCCTTCTCCCTGGAAACCTTTTCCTGGTCACGTCTTGCTCcatcaggctccgcccccttacCGCGCTCCGCCTGTCAGATGACCTCCACAGCCGACGGCATGGGTGTCGTCATCTACGGGGGGTACTCCAAAGTG CGAGTCAAGAAGGACGTGGAGAAGGGGACCATGCACACCGACATGTTCCTTCTCAAGCGAGAGGGTAAAGATGGCCAAG AGAAGTGGTCGTGGTCCAGACTGAGCCCCTCTGGGAACAAGCCGACAccccgctctggtttctccggGGCGGTGGGCCCGGGGGGGCGGGCGGTGCTGTTTGGTGGGGTTtgtgacgaggaagaggaggagacgctaGAGGGCGACTTCTACAACGACTTCTACCTGTACGACACGGGGAAGAACCGCTGGTTCCCCGGCCTGCTCAGG GGAAACAAGTCTGAGAAGAAGAAACGGAGACGGGGGAAGAAGGCTGCAGCAGACGGGGAGGGAGCagagaagaagggggaggacgaggagggggcACCCCAAGGACCCACCGAGGTCATCAGGGAGATCGTCACTGAGGACGGCACAGTGATGACCATCAAGGAAGTGATTCCTGGAgctcaagaggaggaggaggaggaggaagaagaggaggaggaggatgatg CCTCGGCCCCCCTGGTGGAGCCCTGCGCGAGGTCCAGCGCCATGGCAACGGTGCGCCATGGCAAGCTCTTCCTCTACGGCGGGATGTTCGAGGTCGGCGACCGCCAGTTCACCCTGAACGACTTCTACTCGCTGGACCTCAACAAGATGGACCAGTGGGAGGTTCTGGTGGAAATGGACCCGA AGACACAGGAGTGGCTGGATGAGTCTGAGTCAGAGgacgatgaggaagaggaggaggaggaggaggaggcaaaaggagcagaaggagagaaagaagaggaggagtctgaagaggaggatgaggaag aggACCAGGAGCACCCCGCAGTGCAGGAGGGAGATTTGTTGTCGGACTACCAGACCCGCACCGAGCAGTACTGGATCGGTCTGGCGCGTGCCAACATGGGCGCCGACGCCAAGGACAAAAAGGTCGCCAAGGTCGCCCTCGCCATGGCGAAGGTCTTCTTCGAAGACCAATAG
- the klhdc4 gene encoding kelch domain-containing protein 4 isoform X2, producing MVLSKKQLLVFGGFHESTRDFIYYNDVYSFSLETFSWSRLAPSGSAPLPRSACQMTSTADGMGVVIYGGYSKVRVKKDVEKGTMHTDMFLLKREGKDGQEKWSWSRLSPSGNKPTPRSGFSGAVGPGGRAVLFGGVCDEEEEETLEGDFYNDFYLYDTGKNRWFPGLLRGNKSEKKKRRRGKKAAADGEGAEKKGEDEEGAPQGPTEVIREIVTEDGTVMTIKEVIPGAQEEEEEEEEEEEEDDASAPLVEPCARSSAMATVRHGKLFLYGGMFEVGDRQFTLNDFYSLDLNKMDQWEVLVEMDPKTQEWLDESESEDDEEEEEEEEEAKGAEGEKEEEESEEEDEEEDQEHPAVQEGDLLSDYQTRTEQYWIGLARANMGADAKDKKVAKVALAMAKVFFEDQ from the exons ATGGTCCTCAGCAAGAAACAGCTGCTGGTGTTTGGAGGTTTCCACGAGAGCACCAG GGATTTTATCTACTACAATGACGTCTACTCCTTCTCCCTGGAAACCTTTTCCTGGTCACGTCTTGCTCcatcaggctccgcccccttacCGCGCTCCGCCTGTCAGATGACCTCCACAGCCGACGGCATGGGTGTCGTCATCTACGGGGGGTACTCCAAAGTG CGAGTCAAGAAGGACGTGGAGAAGGGGACCATGCACACCGACATGTTCCTTCTCAAGCGAGAGGGTAAAGATGGCCAAG AGAAGTGGTCGTGGTCCAGACTGAGCCCCTCTGGGAACAAGCCGACAccccgctctggtttctccggGGCGGTGGGCCCGGGGGGGCGGGCGGTGCTGTTTGGTGGGGTTtgtgacgaggaagaggaggagacgctaGAGGGCGACTTCTACAACGACTTCTACCTGTACGACACGGGGAAGAACCGCTGGTTCCCCGGCCTGCTCAGG GGAAACAAGTCTGAGAAGAAGAAACGGAGACGGGGGAAGAAGGCTGCAGCAGACGGGGAGGGAGCagagaagaagggggaggacgaggagggggcACCCCAAGGACCCACCGAGGTCATCAGGGAGATCGTCACTGAGGACGGCACAGTGATGACCATCAAGGAAGTGATTCCTGGAgctcaagaggaggaggaggaggaggaagaagaggaggaggaggatgatg CCTCGGCCCCCCTGGTGGAGCCCTGCGCGAGGTCCAGCGCCATGGCAACGGTGCGCCATGGCAAGCTCTTCCTCTACGGCGGGATGTTCGAGGTCGGCGACCGCCAGTTCACCCTGAACGACTTCTACTCGCTGGACCTCAACAAGATGGACCAGTGGGAGGTTCTGGTGGAAATGGACCCGA AGACACAGGAGTGGCTGGATGAGTCTGAGTCAGAGgacgatgaggaagaggaggaggaggaggaggaggcaaaaggagcagaaggagagaaagaagaggaggagtctgaagaggaggatgaggaag aggACCAGGAGCACCCCGCAGTGCAGGAGGGAGATTTGTTGTCGGACTACCAGACCCGCACCGAGCAGTACTGGATCGGTCTGGCGCGTGCCAACATGGGCGCCGACGCCAAGGACAAAAAGGTCGCCAAGGTCGCCCTCGCCATGGCGAAGGTCTTCTTCGAAGACCAATAG